AGTAAAAGGGAAGCAGATTTTATCTCACATGACTTTAGACCATTGAGTTCTTTCCTAGAATGAAGAGGTACAGTTTTTGTTTAAGGTAGACCATTGAGTTCTTTCGTAGAACGAAGAGGTAAAGTTTTTGTTTAAGGGCTAGGCAGTGGATCATTCTGACCTTTGCTGTGTAATTTTGGCATTCTGAGATCTATTTTATAGACTTTTGTTCCAGTTCACTTTATCCATGCATGAAAAGTGATTTAGATTTATTTTCATTATATGAAGACCTATTATTGATATCAATTTTGCCTGAATGTGAATGTTTAGATGTTGGTCTTACGATATTGAGAAGATTTTTGTATCCAAAGACAAACCTGGAAAAGGTAACCTTTGTACTTATGAGAAATATGCTTCCCATATGTTGACTATGTTTAACCATCTAACAATGTGAGATGTTCTTGTGAAGACAGAAGCCAACTGAAAGGAAGGCTTTGAAACTTGCTAAGAGGGTAATTCCTGTTGACTTATTTTATAGTTTTATCATTTTAGTGGTAGGAAAAGTGAGAAGGGCTTGAATTTTAATCCGACCTAAAATATTGTAGTCCAACTTACAATATCATAGTTCTAAATGTATGGGTGATGGTGCTTTTTATCTTGTTTTGTTTGTGCCTTTGTGGACTTCTTCTCcacttttgtatttttattgtttctttgcaataaaaaattgtttcttcttcttcttcaaaaaaaaaaaaaaaaacttacaataTCATAGGTCGGATACGGATTATGACTTATCTCATTGTCTGTCATATGCTGACTGTGAAGGTTGTCCCTAAATTCTGTTACTTAGGTGATTGCTTGTCTTGATGTGAGGACGAATGACAGGGGAGATCTTGTTGTAACCAAAGGCGACCAATATGATGTAAGAGAGCACACAAAAGAGAATGAGGTATTGCAACATTTCTTGACTCTTTCCTTATATGATTTTGGTGATTTTTAACCCTTATTTCTGGATGCTTGTCATGCTTAGCCATCAGTGAATAATATTTGATCACATCCAAAATATATAAGATCTAGTTCACTAAGCCCACTTATGGATCTTACTGTAGATTATTTTCTTGTTTCAAGCACTTCTGGTTTCATGGTTgataccctttttttttcactttgagTATGCGACCTGCTTTAAAAAGGATCAGCAGCACCTCCTGAAGAAAGCGTATCTTTGTTTTGATGGAATTTTGTTATtagttaaaaagaaaagagatactTTTTCTATTCATTGGGGTTCTTGCTCTAGCATGACTATTCAAGATCGTACTTGAtatcttttcatattttttatatgattcaaattattttctttatgtCATGAAAATTGCTTTTATGTCTACTAATCAAAAAATTTAATAGGTGAGAGAACTTGGTAAGCCTGTAGAGCTTGCTCGACAGTATTACAAAGATGGGGCTGATGAGGTATGCCTCCTTAAGTTTGAACAAATTTCACTGCTTATGTATCGTCTAAGAGCTCTAGTAATCTGCTGAAgtcttaattttgaatttttcaggTCAGCTTTCTGAATATTACTGGTTTTCGAGACTTCCCTCTGGGCGACTTGCCCATGTTACAGGTTTGTGATAGAGAATCAGTTCATGTTCGACTTGAATCTTTCAGTTTTGACACAATTCAGAGTTCTCCGATTTTAAAGCTGGATTGTTACAtgttaattaatttcctaattctTGTTTGCTTTCATGCTTTGTAGGTATTGAGATACACATCAGAAAATGTTTTTGTACCATTAACAGTTGGAGGTGGCATCAGAGATTTTACAGATGCAAATGGCAGGTATAATCTTCGGTGTAAAATTGTGATGGATCAATAATTGTCCTTTCTTGCATTTTTCAACTCTACTGCATATGTTTTTTACCGGAGAAACTGAAATCCTATAGCTTCAACTCAAATTATATATGCCAAAATCCTTTGTGATGGATCAATAATTGTCCTTTCTTGCATTTTTCAACTCTACTGCATATGTTTTTTACCGGAGAAACTGAAATCCTATAGCTTCAACTCAAATTATATATGCCAAAATCCTATAGCTTCAACTCAAATTATATATGCCAATTAGATGTATTGGTATGGACATGGATTATAGgttcacttttttttctttcaggcACTATTCTAGTTTGGAAGTTGCTTCCGAATATTTCAGATGTGGGGCTGATAAGATTTCTATTGGAAGCGATGCAGTTTATGCTGCAGAAGAATATTTAAGAACTGGAGTATGCAATAACTTTTGCTGTTTCAAATTCAGGTTGGTACAATATACACATCACACTGTGTATGCCTCTCTAATGGTTTTGTCAACTGAATTTTCAggtaaaaaatggaaaaagtaGCTTAGAGCAGATATCTAGAGTTTATGGAAATCAGGTAATTTGTTGTCCAGTAGATGCATCCATGCTTAACATTCTTTTGAGTTAATCTACACAATTGGACATAATATAAGAAGTCTCAGTACACATTTTGTTATTTTCCTTTGATCCCAGCGTCCGTTTCTGGAGCATTTCTTTTGACCCTCCGAGAATTCATTATAGTTCTTGTGGGACCATAAAGTAGGAAACTAGAGTTGATGAAGAAGCTCCTCATTCTGTTCTTTCTGCTTTTACGTGTTCTGAATTTATTGAGGATCTAGGAATTTCTGTAGTTTTGACTGACTAATTAGTCATGGTCACCTTGACGGTGTTAATTATGTCTGGTATTATGTCTTAGTATTTGCAGAAAGCATGGATCATTGTTTCTTTTATTGAGTTTAGACGATATTGAGTTTATATGAAAAATATGATGCAGGCTGTGGTTGTGAGCATTGATCCTCGCAGAGTGTACATTAAGAATCCGAAAGATGTAGAGTTCAAGACTATAAGGGTAGCAAACCCAGGTAAGGGGGCATAACTTCAAATCTTTCTTTCCTTGTTTCTCCAGCTTGGATATGCCATTGATCTTCATGTTTTATAGAGTAAAATCGTGTGTTCAAATTTTCAAGGAAAGTTATAAGAAAGAAAATTACTTATTGTTAATTTCAGGTCCAAATGGAGAAGAATTTGCATGGTACCAGTGCACAGTAAGTATTCTTTTCCATTGCTTTCTTTACCTCTGTACTACTGTTCAAAGTTAAAACAGATATATTTCGGAAGCTTGCATATTACATGGAATTGCTTCATTTAATTTGtccccagaaaataataataacaagaaTGCCCTGAACCTCCATGTCGCCTTTAAAGTATCGTAGTATGGCATCAATTGTTGGCTCTAAAGACATGATTAGGAGTATATATTGTTGATTTAAGATAGTCGCGGGTAGAATTTTAAGTTCTTCACAAGGGAGAAGGGAACTAGAGTAACCTACATCATCTTATTCTTACCGCACAGACAGCTATATCTGTTTGTGCATCATTGAATTGTTTCATATTTCCAATTTGACTTGTGTTATGATATGCTGTAAGACATTTCCGTGCTTCAATTGTatgttataatatataattggcAGGACAAGAGTATGAACTTGGCTGTCAGATGCAACAATTAGAGATCCTTGCCTTGGCTGGTTCCGCCTTTACAAGATTTTCCGGATTACATCTTGAAAATATCTGTTGTTTGTTCCTCAGGTTAGCGGTGGCCGAGAAGGCCGACCAATTGGGGCGTATGAGCTTGCAAAAGCAGTAGAGGAGCTCGGAGCTGGAGAAATACTGCTAAACTGCATTGATTGTGATGGTAAAGATTACTATTGCTTTACTCGAAACTTTTTTTCTGTtacattaatttatttttcgagCATAATCTTTATAAAATGGATACATAAAGTTATTATGTACAATGAGTGCTATCTTCCCCCCGTAAGTTTTAGTTTCTTAAACTTCCCAAATGTTTGAAACTGTCTATTTTGTTCTGGAAGGCATTGAtgtcatttacatttttttttttttaaacttcatTCTCAaactagtttgttgtttttgttggatTTTCATGCTTATGTCGAGTCTTCGATGCTCTCAGGTCAAAAGAAGGGATTTGATATAGATTTAATAAAGCTGATCTCAGATGCTGTGAGCATTCCTGTGATTGCTAGTAGCGGTGCTGGTTCTGCCGAACACTTCTCAGAGGTGTTCAGGAAAACAAATGCATCGGCTGCCCTAGCTGCTGGTATTTTCCATCGGAAGGAGGTACAGCTTTTGAACCGTTTATTTGACTTGTTAGCATCTAGGTGCTGATCATCATTAGTAATACTCTGATTATAATCCTTGCAGGTGCCTATTCAGTCAGTGAAGGAGCACTTGTTAAACGAACAAATAGAAGTCAGAATCTGAACGCATCACTGCTCCTAACGCTTTGAAATATGTAGGTGActgattttctttttcgccaaaataaaaaggttttgaGAGATGTCAAGTTTGTCAATCTGTTAAGCTGAAACTTTTTAGCTCTTTGACCTGAGCATGTACCTTCATTTTGTGGCAGCAGTCGACTCCAACGAATATTGGAGTTGTTTAAACAGGGTACCCTGAAGTTTTGTGGATTTAGGCACAAGTTATAGTATGTAAATTTTTGCATTCCTGTATTTTACGGTATGATCCCACATTTGGTAACTCACAGCCCACTCACCATCTTCTTCAAGCTCTCATACTCACTCTGCCTGGTTGAAGCAAACTGAACCCGAATGCAGTCGTTAAGACCTAGTTggcttatttattgatttgcCCCATGAAACTTCTCTTTAAGATCACTTTACTCCGTGAAATTTCGAGTGGTGTTCTAAATCAGTTTTAGTGGATGTTAGATTCAGTTCGTTCACGAGGAGCTGCCTGGGAAGTTTGAATTACATTGGATTAGAAAGGAGAAGCATCCTTCATTTGTTGCCAAGTACCAAACATGAAACTGGATTAAAAAAATCTAACCCAACCGAGGATGTATAAGATGTGCCTCAAGTCTTCTTTATGCGTTGGATTAGAGAGAATCAGAGCATTGCTCTATGGACTTTAGTCCAGTTGCAGTTTTGATCACTCAAGTAATAATCTGTGGGTGCGTTTTTTGCACCAAACTATCTCGAACTGGACTATCTTGAGGGACTAAGCTAGATTAA
This window of the Malus domestica chromosome 03, GDT2T_hap1 genome carries:
- the LOC103443259 gene encoding imidazole glycerol phosphate synthase hisHF, chloroplastic — its product is MEAPPFASSSKTLPFRSSSASSLLFLPKTHLNFRRPRSFSVRASSAADSGVTLLDYGAGNVRSVRNAIRHLGFDVKDVQTPEDILNAERLVFPGVGAFAAAMDVLNKNGMAEAICSYIEKDRPFLGICLGLQLLFESSEENGPVKGLGLIPGVVGRFDSSNGFRVPHIGWNALQIEKDSLILDDVGSHHVYFVHSYRAMPSDENKDWVSSTCNYGDNFIASVRRGNVHAVQFHPEKSGDVGLTILRRFLYPKTNLEKKPTERKALKLAKRVIACLDVRTNDRGDLVVTKGDQYDVREHTKENEVRELGKPVELARQYYKDGADEVSFLNITGFRDFPLGDLPMLQVLRYTSENVFVPLTVGGGIRDFTDANGRHYSSLEVASEYFRCGADKISIGSDAVYAAEEYLRTGVKNGKSSLEQISRVYGNQAVVVSIDPRRVYIKNPKDVEFKTIRVANPGPNGEEFAWYQCTVSGGREGRPIGAYELAKAVEELGAGEILLNCIDCDGQKKGFDIDLIKLISDAVSIPVIASSGAGSAEHFSEVFRKTNASAALAAGIFHRKEVPIQSVKEHLLNEQIEVRI